A window of the Eubacterium sp. 1001713B170207_170306_E7 genome harbors these coding sequences:
- the rimP gene encoding ribosome maturation factor RimP has translation MKKQSKESMLEELIAPVVEAAGYECVDVTFEKAGKDWVLTTYIDGPDGIGLDDCEAVSRSLSDLMDEKDPIEQSYLLEVSSPGIDRPLKKEKDFVRNMDKRIVVNFYAPVNGSKQLSGILKGYNGAALTLQLDSEEMMELEMSAISKVAPEIEF, from the coding sequence ATGAAAAAGCAATCCAAGGAATCAATGCTTGAGGAGCTCATCGCGCCGGTGGTGGAAGCCGCGGGGTATGAGTGTGTTGATGTCACCTTTGAAAAAGCCGGAAAAGACTGGGTGTTAACCACCTACATCGACGGACCGGACGGCATCGGGCTGGATGACTGCGAAGCAGTCAGCCGCAGTCTCAGTGACCTGATGGATGAAAAAGATCCCATTGAGCAGAGCTACCTTTTAGAGGTATCATCTCCGGGAATAGACCGTCCCTTAAAAAAGGAAAAAGATTTTGTCCGCAATATGGATAAACGTATTGTCGTCAATTTCTACGCGCCGGTGAATGGCAGCAAGCAGTTAAGCGGTATCCTCAAAGGCTACAATGGCGCAGCGCTGACCCTACAGCTTGACTCTGAAGAAATGATGGAGCTGGAAATGTCTGCGATTTCCAAGGTTGCTCCGGAAATTGAATTTTAG
- the frr gene encoding ribosome recycling factor translates to MLNEIKDRANDKMQKALNNLNESLGGLRAGRANPHILDKVTVDYYGAPTAINQLASVAVPEARMITIQPYDSTSISAIEKAILTADLGFNPSNDGKIIRLVVPELTEERRKELVKLTKKYGEECKVAMRNIRRKAVQDLKDAEKEGLISEDELHQGEKEIQKLTDDEVKNIESVLKEKEGEIMAV, encoded by the coding sequence ATGTTAAACGAAATTAAAGACAGAGCCAATGATAAAATGCAAAAAGCCCTGAATAACTTAAACGAGAGTTTAGGAGGGCTCAGAGCCGGCCGTGCGAATCCCCATATTCTGGACAAAGTAACGGTTGATTATTATGGAGCGCCGACAGCCATTAACCAGCTGGCAAGTGTGGCGGTGCCTGAAGCCCGTATGATTACCATTCAGCCCTACGACAGCACTTCGATTTCTGCGATTGAAAAGGCCATTTTGACCGCGGATCTGGGCTTTAATCCGTCCAACGACGGCAAAATCATTCGTCTGGTGGTGCCGGAGCTGACAGAAGAACGCCGTAAAGAACTGGTTAAGCTAACCAAAAAGTACGGTGAAGAATGTAAGGTTGCCATGCGCAATATACGCCGTAAAGCCGTACAGGACCTGAAAGACGCTGAGAAGGAAGGTCTTATCAGTGAAGATGAGCTGCATCAGGGTGAGAAGGAAATCCAGAAGCTGACCGATGATGAAGTTAAGAACATCGAAAGTGTGCTGAAGGAAAAAGAAGGGGAAATCATGGCGGTTTAG
- the pyrH gene encoding UMP kinase, with product METKYKRIIIKLSGEALSGEVGFGIDPPTVQRICESVKEVFEQDVEIAIVVGGGNFWRGRFGEGMDKSTADYMGMLSTVINALALQDVLEQMGVPVRVQTAIEMKEVAEPYIRRKAVRHLEKKRVVIFAAGTGNPFFTTDTTAALRAAEVDAEMILLAKSVDAVYDSDPEVNPEAKKYDRLTYIDVINQGLKVMDSTAITLCMDNKIPILVFGLDQPENILKAVRGETIGTIIEEAE from the coding sequence ATGGAGACGAAATATAAAAGAATTATTATCAAGCTGAGCGGCGAAGCCTTGTCTGGTGAGGTTGGCTTTGGTATTGATCCGCCGACGGTGCAGCGTATCTGTGAATCGGTCAAAGAGGTTTTTGAACAGGATGTTGAGATCGCGATCGTTGTAGGCGGCGGCAACTTCTGGAGAGGCCGCTTTGGTGAGGGCATGGATAAATCCACCGCGGATTATATGGGAATGCTTTCCACTGTGATTAACGCGCTGGCGCTTCAGGATGTTTTAGAGCAGATGGGTGTGCCGGTGAGGGTGCAGACCGCCATTGAAATGAAGGAAGTGGCCGAGCCTTATATCCGCCGTAAGGCAGTCCGGCATCTGGAAAAGAAACGCGTGGTTATTTTTGCAGCCGGCACAGGCAATCCGTTCTTTACGACGGATACCACAGCGGCGCTGCGCGCGGCAGAAGTCGACGCCGAAATGATTCTGCTGGCCAAGAGTGTGGATGCGGTCTACGACTCGGATCCGGAAGTCAATCCGGAGGCTAAAAAATATGACCGCCTGACCTATATTGATGTCATCAACCAGGGGCTTAAGGTGATGGATTCCACCGCCATTACCCTGTGTATGGATAATAAAATACCCATCCTTGTTTTCGGTCTGGATCAGCCCGAAAATATCTTAAAGGCCGTTCGCGGCGAAACCATCGGAACAATTATCGAGGAGGCAGAATAA
- the hslU gene encoding ATP-dependent protease ATPase subunit HslU, with translation MEMKDLTPKKIVEELNRYIIGQEPAKKAVAVALRNRYRRSLLSEEMRDEFTPKNIIMMGPTGVGKTEIARRIAKLVSAPFIKVEATKFTEVGYVGRDVESMVRDLVTTSIRKVQQEKMKAVYEQAEARADKLILDILVPLKKKKETIKTPFDIFMKSNKQPAQPETTDPAKEAEKAEREKNLQIKREAIAQDLADGKLEDEVIEIEVEDDGSKTIGVMAGMNDDMNININDILGDFLPSKKKKRHVKVKDARKIFTNQEAQKMIDMDEVKEIGLREAEQNGIIFIDEIDKIIGNGNNNGPDVSREGVQRDILPIVEGSTITTKYGPVKTDFILFIGAGAFHVAKISDMIPELQGRFPITVELDSLTEEDFKQILTQPENSAIRQYQELLKTEDVTLVFEDDAIETLAQIAFAQNEEQENIGARRLHTVLEKLLEEVSFYASDYDADTFVVNKAYVNSVFKPAERERSYSRFLL, from the coding sequence ATGGAAATGAAAGATTTAACGCCTAAAAAAATTGTCGAAGAGCTGAACCGCTATATTATCGGTCAGGAGCCGGCAAAAAAGGCGGTGGCCGTAGCGCTGAGAAACCGTTACCGCAGGAGTCTGCTTTCAGAGGAAATGCGTGACGAGTTTACGCCAAAGAACATTATTATGATGGGGCCGACCGGTGTCGGTAAAACCGAAATTGCCAGACGGATCGCCAAGCTGGTGTCGGCGCCCTTTATTAAGGTAGAGGCCACTAAATTTACGGAAGTGGGATATGTTGGGCGTGATGTGGAATCCATGGTCCGCGACCTGGTGACCACCTCCATCCGCAAGGTACAGCAGGAAAAAATGAAGGCCGTTTATGAGCAGGCCGAAGCGCGGGCGGATAAGCTGATCTTAGATATCCTAGTGCCCCTGAAAAAGAAAAAAGAAACCATCAAAACCCCTTTCGATATTTTTATGAAAAGCAACAAGCAGCCGGCCCAGCCTGAAACAACAGATCCGGCCAAAGAAGCCGAAAAAGCCGAAAGAGAAAAGAATCTTCAGATTAAGCGTGAAGCCATTGCCCAGGATCTGGCCGACGGTAAGCTGGAAGATGAGGTTATCGAAATCGAAGTGGAGGACGATGGCTCCAAAACCATCGGCGTCATGGCGGGGATGAATGATGATATGAACATCAACATCAACGACATTCTCGGCGATTTTCTGCCTTCCAAGAAGAAAAAACGGCACGTCAAGGTCAAGGACGCCCGTAAGATTTTTACCAACCAGGAAGCCCAGAAAATGATCGATATGGACGAGGTTAAGGAGATCGGTCTGCGCGAAGCCGAGCAGAATGGGATTATTTTCATCGATGAAATTGATAAGATCATTGGAAATGGCAATAACAACGGCCCCGATGTCTCGCGCGAAGGGGTACAGCGGGATATTCTGCCGATCGTGGAGGGCAGCACCATCACCACAAAATACGGTCCGGTGAAAACCGATTTTATTCTGTTTATCGGTGCGGGTGCTTTTCATGTGGCTAAGATATCAGATATGATTCCGGAGCTTCAGGGACGTTTCCCGATCACCGTTGAGCTGGACAGCCTGACAGAGGAGGATTTCAAGCAGATTCTTACCCAGCCTGAAAACTCAGCCATCCGCCAGTATCAGGAGCTTTTAAAAACCGAAGATGTCACCCTGGTCTTTGAGGACGACGCCATCGAAACACTGGCACAGATTGCGTTTGCGCAGAACGAGGAGCAGGAAAATATCGGCGCCAGACGTCTGCACACAGTGCTTGAAAAGCTGTTGGAGGAAGTCTCCTTCTACGCATCTGATTACGATGCCGATACCTTTGTGGTCAACAAAGCATATGTCAACTCTGTTTTTAAACCGGCAGAGCGAGAACGCAGTTATTCCAGATTTTTACTTTAA
- the rpsB gene encoding 30S ribosomal protein S2 codes for MAAVTMKQLLEAGVHFGHQTRRWNPKMAPYIFTERNGIYIIDLQQTVKKIDVACNFVKDVAANGESILFVGTKKQAQTSIEKEAKRSGSFCVNHRWLGGTLTNFSTISKRIERLKELKAMEEDGTFELLPKKEVIKLKREREKLQKFLGGIEDMKEMPGAMIVIDSKKERIAIAEAHKLGIPIVSIVDTNCDPDEIDYVIPGNDDAIRAVALILGVLADAIIEGKQGEQFEEAVVEETVVAEDASGDVVVEEVVEVEAEVTAE; via the coding sequence ATGGCAGCAGTAACAATGAAACAATTATTAGAAGCAGGTGTCCATTTCGGTCACCAGACCAGAAGATGGAACCCTAAAATGGCGCCTTACATTTTCACTGAAAGAAACGGTATTTACATCATCGACTTACAGCAGACAGTGAAAAAAATCGATGTTGCCTGCAACTTCGTTAAAGATGTAGCAGCAAACGGCGAAAGCATTTTATTTGTCGGAACCAAAAAACAGGCTCAGACCAGCATCGAAAAGGAAGCTAAGAGAAGTGGCAGCTTCTGTGTTAACCACCGTTGGTTAGGTGGTACCTTAACCAATTTCAGCACCATCAGCAAACGTATTGAGCGTTTAAAAGAATTAAAAGCGATGGAAGAAGACGGCACTTTTGAACTGTTACCGAAAAAAGAAGTTATCAAGTTAAAAAGAGAACGTGAAAAACTGCAGAAATTCTTGGGCGGCATTGAAGATATGAAGGAAATGCCTGGCGCGATGATCGTTATCGACAGCAAGAAAGAAAGAATCGCTATTGCAGAAGCACATAAACTGGGTATTCCAATCGTTAGTATCGTTGATACCAACTGTGACCCGGACGAAATTGACTACGTTATTCCTGGAAACGACGATGCAATCCGTGCCGTCGCTTTAATCCTGGGCGTATTAGCAGACGCTATTATCGAAGGAAAACAGGGCGAACAGTTTGAAGAAGCTGTCGTAGAAGAAACCGTTGTGGCAGAAGATGCCTCCGGCGACGTGGTTGTTGAAGAAGTTGTAGAAGTTGAAGCAGAAGTGACAGCTGAATAA
- a CDS encoding cation-translocating P-type ATPase — MSKKNCEKNRIKGLSEAEVNQRVQQGRQNRTQSAMTKTTGEIIQKNVFTLFNLMNLLIAIALFCVGAYSNLLFLGIIILNVLIGIAQEIKAKKTVEKLSLLSAPSATVLRGGEEKTITVEEVVQDDIMVLSAGQQICCDAVVISGDVEVNEALLTGEADAVGKTKGGKLLSGSSLVSGQCLARVIHVGGDNYASKIVREAKQVREQSSELMQSMRRVTRITSLFIIPLGIILFLEAFVLRGDPLFTSVVSSAAGLLGMLPKGLVLLISVSLAGGVIKLAKDKILIQDMFSLEALSHVDVLCLDKTGTLTEGKMEVERVWPFENTLAKGVKLESLMGSFLKYSDDNNATFQALKQYFPKSDACALSSRVAFSSERKWTAMTFENGRTLVIGAPERVLQGEMPDGLKSEIKKGRRVLVAGVTEDEVTSRTNLSKTRLIPLAGIVIRDKVRKSAPKILSYFRKQGVTVKVISGDHPATVSTVARDARLKNYDQAIDMTTVGEDVDFSKIAEEYTVFGRTTPQQKKKLVQALKAAGHSVAMTGDGVNDLLALKEADCSIAMGNGSDAARQAAQVVLLASDFSALPGLLLEGRRVVNNVTRAAGVFFIKTIYSVVMTLICVLANIPFPFLPIQITLIDAVIEAYPSFLTAFEADGRRINSRFLPKALSKALPNAAAIIVSFVMVNIITAAGLIEIGMAEKTTVLYLLAGLVSMQAVVKNNRLFTRLRAFVSITMAAGYFGAVFMFSRLLGLERTLSASALLLLGLLLAAAFGVERLLTHCVKVYDRKKQAAAGRCFPVPHNMPQKEQ; from the coding sequence ATGAGTAAAAAAAATTGTGAAAAAAATCGTATAAAAGGACTTTCTGAAGCAGAAGTAAACCAGCGTGTGCAGCAAGGCCGGCAGAACCGGACTCAAAGCGCTATGACCAAAACAACGGGTGAGATCATACAGAAAAATGTTTTTACGCTGTTTAATCTTATGAACCTGCTGATTGCCATTGCGCTTTTCTGTGTTGGCGCCTACAGCAACCTGCTGTTTTTGGGTATTATCATCTTAAATGTGCTTATCGGTATCGCGCAGGAGATTAAAGCGAAGAAAACCGTTGAGAAGCTCTCACTGCTGTCGGCGCCTTCGGCCACCGTGCTGCGTGGCGGTGAAGAAAAGACCATAACGGTGGAAGAAGTGGTTCAGGACGATATCATGGTCTTAAGCGCGGGCCAGCAGATCTGTTGTGACGCCGTTGTCATTTCGGGTGACGTCGAAGTCAATGAGGCGTTATTGACAGGGGAGGCAGATGCTGTTGGAAAAACGAAAGGCGGTAAGCTCCTGTCGGGCAGCAGCCTGGTCAGCGGCCAGTGTCTGGCAAGGGTTATACACGTTGGCGGTGATAATTATGCGTCTAAAATCGTGCGGGAGGCCAAACAGGTCAGGGAACAAAGCTCTGAGCTCATGCAGTCCATGCGCAGGGTAACCCGGATCACCAGCCTGTTTATTATCCCATTAGGGATTATTTTATTTCTGGAGGCCTTTGTTTTACGCGGCGATCCGCTTTTCACTTCGGTGGTGTCCAGCGCTGCGGGCCTTTTGGGAATGCTGCCCAAAGGGCTGGTGCTGTTAATCAGTGTCTCGCTGGCCGGAGGTGTCATTAAGCTGGCAAAAGATAAGATATTGATTCAGGACATGTTTTCTCTGGAAGCTTTGTCACATGTGGATGTGCTGTGCCTCGATAAAACCGGAACGCTGACTGAGGGAAAGATGGAAGTGGAACGGGTATGGCCTTTTGAAAACACACTGGCCAAAGGGGTAAAGCTGGAGTCTCTGATGGGTTCTTTTCTAAAATACAGCGATGATAACAATGCGACCTTCCAGGCTTTAAAACAGTACTTCCCCAAAAGTGACGCCTGTGCTTTAAGCTCGAGGGTTGCCTTTTCCTCGGAGCGGAAGTGGACGGCCATGACCTTTGAAAACGGCAGAACGCTTGTTATTGGCGCGCCGGAAAGGGTGCTGCAGGGTGAGATGCCGGATGGGCTGAAGAGCGAGATAAAAAAGGGGCGGAGGGTCCTGGTGGCTGGGGTTACAGAGGATGAAGTTACGAGCCGGACCAATCTGTCAAAGACAAGGCTTATCCCCTTGGCGGGAATCGTCATCCGGGATAAGGTGCGCAAAAGCGCGCCGAAGATTTTAAGCTATTTCAGAAAACAGGGCGTTACGGTGAAAGTCATCTCAGGGGATCATCCGGCGACGGTATCGACGGTGGCAAGAGATGCCCGGCTGAAAAATTATGACCAGGCCATTGACATGACGACCGTGGGAGAAGATGTGGATTTCAGTAAAATTGCGGAAGAATACACCGTGTTTGGGCGAACCACCCCCCAGCAAAAAAAGAAGCTGGTTCAGGCACTGAAGGCCGCAGGCCATTCTGTAGCCATGACCGGTGACGGCGTGAACGATCTTCTGGCTCTAAAGGAGGCTGACTGCTCCATTGCCATGGGCAATGGAAGCGACGCGGCCAGGCAGGCCGCACAGGTGGTTTTATTAGCGTCGGACTTTTCGGCGCTGCCGGGGCTATTGCTTGAAGGACGGCGCGTGGTGAATAATGTCACCCGCGCGGCAGGCGTCTTTTTTATCAAGACCATTTATTCCGTGGTCATGACGCTGATCTGCGTGCTGGCCAATATTCCCTTTCCCTTTTTGCCCATCCAGATTACGTTGATCGACGCTGTAATTGAAGCCTATCCCTCGTTTCTTACAGCCTTTGAGGCCGATGGGCGGCGCATTAACAGCCGATTTCTGCCCAAAGCGTTGTCGAAGGCACTGCCGAATGCAGCCGCCATTATTGTGTCATTTGTTATGGTCAATATCATAACAGCAGCAGGACTGATCGAAATCGGCATGGCTGAGAAAACAACGGTATTATATCTTCTGGCAGGCCTGGTAAGCATGCAGGCGGTTGTGAAGAACAACAGACTCTTCACAAGGCTTCGGGCGTTTGTGAGCATCACGATGGCCGCCGGTTATTTTGGCGCTGTTTTTATGTTCAGCCGGCTGCTGGGGCTGGAGAGGACCTTAAGCGCCAGTGCGCTGCTGCTGCTGGGGCTGTTATTGGCGGCAGCCTTTGGGGTTGAACGGCTTCTGACACATTGTGTCAAAGTTTATGACCGAAAAAAGCAGGCGGCAGCTGGCCGTTGTTTTCCGGTCCCGCACAATATGCCCCAAAAGGAACAGTGA
- a CDS encoding YlxR family protein — MKKMPVRTCVVCHSKIEKKNLLRIVCNKDNEIFYDPTGKANGRGAYICDDPKCLDAFLSKNILEKAFKRPIDKDTVEEVRQKIKEQLS, encoded by the coding sequence ATGAAAAAAATGCCCGTAAGAACCTGCGTGGTTTGTCATTCAAAAATTGAAAAGAAAAATCTATTGCGTATTGTCTGCAATAAAGACAATGAAATATTCTATGATCCAACGGGAAAAGCCAACGGGCGGGGCGCCTATATCTGTGACGACCCCAAATGCCTGGACGCTTTTCTGAGTAAAAATATTCTTGAAAAAGCTTTTAAACGGCCCATCGACAAAGATACCGTCGAAGAAGTGCGTCAAAAAATAAAAGAACAGCTGTCATAG
- the tsf gene encoding translation elongation factor Ts produces the protein MDAKLVKELREKSGAGMMDCKKALVATDGDIQKAMEYLREQGLAATNKKAGRVAAEGVVESYIHMGGKIGVLVEINCETDFVAKTDGFKAFAKDVAMHIAAANPTYVSKEEVPEAEVEHEKEILKHQALNEGKPEKIVDKMVEGRIGKFYKEICLLEQPFVKNPDITIEDLVKEQIMTIGENVKIRRFARFQLGEGIEKKQENFAEEVAAQMK, from the coding sequence GTGGACGCTAAATTAGTTAAAGAATTAAGAGAAAAAAGCGGCGCAGGCATGATGGACTGCAAAAAAGCTTTGGTTGCTACCGATGGTGACATTCAAAAAGCAATGGAATATTTAAGAGAACAGGGCTTAGCCGCTACCAATAAAAAAGCTGGCCGTGTTGCGGCGGAAGGTGTTGTAGAATCTTACATCCATATGGGCGGTAAAATCGGTGTTTTAGTTGAAATCAACTGTGAAACAGACTTCGTGGCTAAAACCGATGGCTTCAAGGCCTTTGCGAAGGATGTTGCCATGCACATCGCAGCTGCAAACCCAACCTATGTTTCCAAGGAAGAAGTGCCGGAAGCAGAAGTTGAACACGAAAAGGAAATCCTGAAGCATCAGGCATTAAATGAAGGCAAGCCGGAAAAAATCGTCGACAAGATGGTTGAAGGCCGTATCGGCAAATTCTACAAAGAAATCTGCCTGTTAGAACAGCCTTTTGTTAAAAACCCGGACATCACCATTGAAGATCTCGTAAAAGAACAGATCATGACAATTGGTGAAAATGTAAAAATCAGACGCTTTGCCCGCTTCCAGTTAGGCGAAGGGATCGAAAAGAAACAGGAAAACTTTGCAGAAGAAGTAGCTGCACAGATGAAATAA
- the nusA gene encoding transcription termination factor NusA yields MNAEFMRALDALEAEKNIDKEELIDAIEVSIESAYKKNYGNVQDVDVKLDRETGEITVYATRDIVEEVENLETQISLEEARELDPTYEAGDVYRKIITPRDFGRIAAQNAKQLIVQRIKEAERNMVYNEYLERQDEVMTGMINRIERGNVFVDIGNGEGCMPPMEQVPGEKYYPGQRLKVYLLMVRKTTKGPQLRLSRTHPGLVKRLFETEVPEIYDGVVDIVSISREAGSRTKIAVKANDSSVDPVGACVGQKGIRVQNIINELNGEKIDIIKYSDDVREYLSNALSPAKIYRILPNKTEKTAIAVVDDFQLSLAIGKEGQNVRLAAKLASWKIDIKSKSDFERMLEENPDFEADYTNAGEEEDILDELKNELDEVLDIQIDEDHAENLDHVLDELVMTDELEDLDDFFE; encoded by the coding sequence ATGAATGCAGAGTTTATGAGAGCGCTTGATGCTTTAGAAGCAGAAAAGAACATTGATAAGGAGGAGCTGATCGATGCCATTGAGGTATCCATCGAATCCGCCTACAAAAAAAATTATGGCAATGTCCAGGATGTGGATGTGAAGCTCGACCGTGAAACAGGAGAGATTACCGTTTACGCAACCCGTGATATTGTCGAGGAAGTCGAAAATCTGGAAACACAGATATCGCTCGAGGAAGCGCGCGAGCTTGACCCGACCTATGAGGCTGGGGATGTCTACCGTAAGATTATCACCCCGAGAGATTTTGGACGCATCGCGGCCCAGAATGCCAAACAGCTCATTGTCCAGCGAATCAAGGAAGCAGAGCGCAATATGGTTTACAACGAATACCTGGAACGCCAGGATGAGGTAATGACCGGGATGATCAACCGTATTGAGCGCGGCAATGTCTTTGTCGATATTGGAAACGGCGAAGGCTGTATGCCGCCGATGGAACAGGTTCCCGGAGAAAAATACTATCCGGGACAGCGCCTGAAGGTTTATCTGCTCATGGTGCGTAAAACCACCAAGGGACCGCAGCTCAGATTATCCAGAACCCATCCTGGACTGGTAAAGCGTCTCTTTGAGACCGAAGTACCGGAAATATATGATGGGGTGGTAGACATTGTGTCCATTTCCAGAGAAGCGGGTTCCAGAACCAAGATCGCAGTAAAGGCCAACGACTCGTCGGTCGATCCGGTTGGCGCTTGTGTGGGACAGAAGGGGATCCGTGTTCAGAACATCATCAATGAGCTGAACGGTGAAAAGATTGATATCATCAAATACAGCGACGATGTGCGCGAGTATTTATCCAATGCTCTGAGCCCGGCAAAAATTTACCGGATTCTGCCGAATAAAACGGAAAAGACTGCGATTGCAGTTGTCGATGATTTTCAGTTATCCCTGGCCATTGGGAAAGAAGGACAAAATGTCCGGCTTGCGGCAAAGCTGGCTTCCTGGAAAATTGACATTAAAAGCAAAAGCGACTTTGAACGTATGCTGGAAGAGAATCCCGATTTCGAGGCGGACTATACAAACGCCGGAGAAGAAGAGGATATTCTGGATGAGCTGAAAAATGAACTGGACGAGGTACTGGACATTCAGATTGATGAAGATCATGCCGAAAACCTCGATCATGTGCTGGATGAACTGGTAATGACGGACGAATTAGAGGATTTGGATGACTTTTTTGAATAA